Proteins from one Burkholderia oklahomensis C6786 genomic window:
- a CDS encoding dicarboxylate/amino acid:cation symporter: protein MKKRRNITSYIVIAMILGIAVGYGCHSAFPDPHVAKEIAGYVSLLSDVFLRLIKMIIAPLVFATLTVGIAHMGDTGAVGRVGVKALGWFFIASFTSLLLGLLAATVLQPGSHLSLPLPATDAALNLKTGSFTLKDFVTHLVPKSIAEAMANNEILQIVVFSIFFGTALSALGDAGKRLTGVIEDLAQVMLKVTGAVMWFAPVAVFAALASTITTEGLGILLTFAKFMGSFYLALALLWCVLTLAGLVFLGKRTFSLIRLIREPFLLSFATASSEAAYPKLLDALDRFGVNRKISSFVLPIGYSFNLDGSMMYCTFAVLFIAQVYGIDLPLGTQITMLLLLMLTSKGMAGVPRASLVVIAATLNQFNLPEAGLLLIMGVDMFLDMGRSATNAVGNSIAAAVVAKWEGQLDDPRDDAGSDGGAASLEPQRTTERV from the coding sequence ATGAAGAAAAGACGCAACATCACCTCGTACATCGTGATCGCGATGATCCTCGGCATCGCCGTCGGTTATGGCTGCCATAGCGCGTTCCCGGATCCGCACGTCGCGAAGGAAATCGCCGGCTACGTATCGCTGCTGTCCGACGTGTTCCTGCGTCTCATCAAGATGATCATCGCGCCGCTGGTGTTCGCGACGCTGACGGTCGGCATTGCGCACATGGGCGATACCGGCGCGGTCGGCCGGGTCGGCGTGAAGGCGCTCGGCTGGTTTTTCATCGCGTCGTTCACGTCGCTGCTGCTCGGCCTGCTGGCCGCGACGGTACTGCAGCCGGGCAGCCATCTGAGCCTGCCCCTGCCCGCCACCGATGCCGCCCTCAACCTGAAGACCGGCTCGTTCACGCTGAAGGACTTCGTGACCCACCTGGTGCCGAAGTCGATCGCAGAGGCGATGGCGAACAACGAGATCCTTCAGATCGTCGTGTTCTCGATCTTCTTCGGCACTGCGCTGTCCGCGCTCGGCGACGCAGGCAAGCGCCTGACCGGCGTGATCGAGGATCTCGCACAAGTGATGTTGAAGGTCACCGGCGCGGTCATGTGGTTCGCGCCCGTGGCGGTGTTCGCGGCGCTCGCATCGACGATCACGACGGAAGGCCTCGGCATCCTGCTCACGTTCGCGAAGTTCATGGGCAGCTTCTATCTCGCACTCGCGCTGCTGTGGTGCGTGCTCACGCTCGCGGGCCTCGTGTTCCTCGGCAAGCGCACGTTCTCGCTGATTCGCCTGATCCGCGAACCGTTCCTGCTGTCGTTCGCGACCGCGAGCTCGGAAGCCGCGTATCCGAAGCTGCTCGACGCGCTCGACCGTTTCGGCGTGAACCGCAAGATTTCGAGCTTCGTGTTGCCGATCGGCTATTCGTTCAACCTCGACGGCTCGATGATGTACTGCACGTTCGCCGTACTGTTCATCGCGCAGGTATACGGCATCGATCTGCCGCTCGGCACGCAAATCACGATGCTGCTTCTGCTGATGCTGACGTCGAAGGGCATGGCCGGCGTGCCCAGGGCGTCGCTCGTCGTGATCGCGGCGACGCTCAACCAGTTCAACCTGCCGGAAGCAGGCTTGCTGCTGATCATGGGCGTCGACATGTTCCTCGATATGGGCCGCTCGGCGACCAATGCGGTCGGCAACTCGATTGCGGCCGCCGTGGTCGCGAAGTGGGAAGGCCAGCTCGACGACCCGCGCGACGATGCCGGCTCCGACGGCGGCGCGGCGTCACTCGAGCCGCAGCGGACAACGGAGCGGGTGTAG
- the tnpC gene encoding IS66 family transposase — protein MKADLARLPQAAKVYIHELEAGLAERDARIDELTKRLDALEEQYRLALARQYAPKSEKRKDRVFNEAEDAADADPDGADDSDVPSLPDTGLPELDKPEPRKRGRKPLPADLPRERIEHDLPEDQKTCPCCGKALHRMGEDVSEQLHMEVKVSVLQHARAKYACRHCERHGVRTPIVVAPMPAQPLPGSHASPSMIAAVTAGKYVDGTPLYRMEDVFARSNIAVSRGTLANWIIRPAELHYKRIYDALKQILRGQWLIHGDETTVQVLKEQNRKAQDTSYMWVYRSAADSDQPVVLFEYQPGRGGEHPRAFLGDYAGTLMTGGWPAWRTIKTAKHLGCLAHARRLFTDALKGQKNKPSPRITKALEFFQALYQVEALAKQTLPEGEMLTDYRYRLRQQHSVPLLTAFKAWLDELAPKVLPQSLLGEAIGYCCRQWQYLIRYVDDGRLPLDNNVIERDIRPFATARKSWLFSDTVAGAKASAVVYSLMLTCRACGVEPHAWLLHVLTELPQRATDADISDLLPFNYAKRQAEASVS, from the coding sequence ATGAAAGCCGATCTCGCCCGATTGCCGCAGGCCGCCAAGGTCTATATCCACGAACTCGAAGCAGGTCTCGCCGAGCGCGATGCCAGGATCGACGAACTGACCAAGCGCCTCGACGCGTTGGAAGAGCAATATCGTCTCGCACTGGCCCGACAGTACGCGCCAAAGAGCGAAAAGCGCAAGGACCGCGTGTTCAACGAGGCCGAAGATGCCGCCGACGCCGATCCAGACGGCGCAGACGACAGTGACGTGCCTTCGCTGCCGGACACCGGATTACCGGAGCTCGACAAGCCCGAGCCCCGTAAGCGCGGCCGCAAGCCGCTGCCTGCGGATCTGCCGCGCGAGCGCATCGAGCACGATCTGCCCGAAGACCAGAAGACCTGCCCGTGCTGCGGCAAGGCACTGCACCGCATGGGCGAGGACGTCAGCGAGCAACTGCACATGGAGGTCAAGGTGTCCGTGCTGCAGCACGCGCGTGCCAAATATGCGTGCCGACACTGCGAACGCCATGGCGTGCGCACGCCGATCGTGGTCGCGCCGATGCCGGCGCAGCCCCTGCCGGGCAGCCATGCCAGTCCGTCGATGATCGCAGCCGTCACGGCAGGCAAGTACGTCGACGGCACGCCGCTGTATCGGATGGAGGATGTGTTCGCGCGCTCGAACATTGCGGTCAGCCGCGGCACGCTGGCGAACTGGATCATCCGCCCGGCCGAGCTGCATTACAAACGGATCTACGATGCCCTCAAGCAGATTCTGCGCGGCCAGTGGTTGATCCACGGCGATGAGACCACGGTCCAAGTGCTCAAGGAACAGAATCGAAAGGCGCAGGACACCTCGTATATGTGGGTATACCGGAGCGCGGCGGATAGCGATCAGCCGGTCGTGCTGTTCGAGTATCAACCTGGGCGTGGTGGGGAGCATCCGCGTGCCTTCCTCGGCGACTACGCGGGCACGCTGATGACGGGCGGCTGGCCCGCCTGGCGCACGATCAAGACAGCGAAGCACCTCGGATGCCTCGCGCACGCGAGGAGGCTGTTTACAGACGCGCTCAAGGGCCAGAAGAACAAGCCGAGCCCCCGCATCACGAAAGCCCTCGAGTTCTTCCAGGCGCTGTATCAGGTCGAGGCGCTCGCGAAACAGACGTTGCCTGAAGGCGAAATGCTGACCGATTACCGATATCGCCTGCGACAGCAGCACAGCGTGCCGCTGCTGACCGCCTTCAAGGCATGGCTCGATGAGCTGGCGCCGAAGGTTCTGCCGCAGAGTCTGCTCGGCGAGGCGATTGGGTACTGCTGCCGACAGTGGCAGTATCTGATCCGCTACGTAGACGACGGCCGTCTGCCGCTCGATAACAACGTAATCGAGCGCGACATCAGGCCGTTTGCCACTGCGAGAAAATCGTGGTTGTTCAGCGACACGGTCGCCGGCGCGAAGGCGAGCGCGGTGGTCTACAGCTTGATGCTTACATGCCGCGCCTGCGGCGTCGAACCGCACGCCTGGTTGTTGCACGTGTTGACCGAATTGCCGCAGCGCGCCACAGACGCGGACATCAGCGACCTGCTGCCGTTCAACTACGCGAAGCGGCAAGCCGAGGCAAGCGTGAGCTGA
- the tnpB gene encoding IS66 family insertion sequence element accessory protein TnpB (TnpB, as the term is used for proteins encoded by IS66 family insertion elements, is considered an accessory protein, since TnpC, encoded by a neighboring gene, is a DDE family transposase.), whose amino-acid sequence MFRFDNDLRIYLHREPIDFRAGLNTLVTIVEQSMQLDPLARAVFGFHNRKRDRVKLLLYDRAGFWLMLKRLEVDRFAWPRRQQAVIELTVDQLHLLLDGVDLDALRPHPARQYCFTS is encoded by the coding sequence ATGTTCCGCTTCGACAACGACCTGCGGATCTACCTGCATCGCGAGCCGATCGACTTCCGCGCTGGACTGAATACGCTGGTGACGATAGTCGAACAGTCGATGCAGCTCGATCCGCTCGCACGAGCCGTCTTCGGATTCCACAACCGGAAACGGGATCGGGTAAAGCTGTTGCTCTATGACCGTGCCGGCTTCTGGCTGATGTTGAAACGGCTCGAGGTGGATCGTTTCGCCTGGCCCCGTCGTCAGCAGGCCGTGATCGAGCTCACGGTCGACCAGCTCCATCTGCTGCTCGACGGCGTCGATCTCGACGCGCTGCGTCCACATCCCGCACGACAGTACTGCTTCACGAGTTGA
- the tnpA gene encoding IS66-like element accessory protein TnpA has translation MMTDTDFDVLPLRVTRTCADGKHRYDPEGKRKLIEACRRPGASLAGLALKSGVNANQLRKWVQLEERREVAGVSHDAIAQAPSAFVPVVLIDESPASTPADTALPAPQPLLQRDPPRPSPRAAPLARLSATLPNGVVLELECSGRDTSLVTAMIAALGAG, from the coding sequence ATGATGACCGACACTGACTTTGACGTTCTCCCTCTGCGCGTGACCCGGACGTGCGCGGATGGCAAGCATCGATACGATCCGGAGGGCAAGCGTAAGTTGATCGAAGCCTGCCGCCGGCCGGGCGCGTCATTGGCTGGTCTGGCGCTGAAGTCTGGGGTCAATGCGAACCAGTTGCGCAAATGGGTGCAACTGGAAGAGCGACGGGAAGTTGCCGGCGTTTCACATGATGCTATCGCGCAAGCACCGTCAGCCTTCGTGCCGGTCGTCTTGATCGACGAGTCACCGGCATCGACTCCTGCGGACACAGCACTACCAGCCCCGCAGCCGTTGCTGCAACGAGATCCGCCCCGTCCGTCGCCGCGAGCTGCACCACTGGCGCGCTTGTCGGCGACACTGCCTAACGGTGTCGTGCTCGAGCTCGAATGCTCTGGGCGAGACACCTCGCTGGTCACTGCGATGATTGCCGCGCTGGGAGCGGGCTGA
- a CDS encoding IS3 family transposase (programmed frameshift) yields MEVLTGPERRRRWSAEEKLAMVRESFEPNKSVSMVARQHGVNPNQLFHWRKLYQDGSLSAVSAGEEVVPASELSDALKQIRELQRLLGKKTMENEILREAVEGGEVAKMDCALTLIARGRPVKRVCDVLGVARSNVADRLARPADWRDGRTARRTDDAGLVEEIRLSVADLPSYGYRRVWGLLRRQRENQSAAPVNAKRVYRVMRVHGLLLQPKALPPRPQRRHDGKVAVAKSNQRWCSDGFEFRCDNGEPLRVTFALDCCDREAMSWVATTGGHSGDVVRDVMLAAVEKRFGNVPKAPAEIEWLTDNGSGYTAEKTRTFASDIGLKPLTTPVCSPQSNGMAESFVKTMKRDYVAFMPKPDAATAARNLAVAFEHYNEQHPHSALKYRSPREFRRSTDSSTQV; encoded by the exons ATGGAAGTGTTGACGGGGCCGGAGCGCCGGCGGCGGTGGTCAGCGGAAGAGAAGCTGGCGATGGTGCGAGAGAGTTTCGAGCCGAACAAGTCGGTCTCGATGGTTGCACGCCAGCACGGCGTCAATCCGAATCAGCTGTTTCACTGGCGCAAGCTATATCAGGACGGCAGCCTGTCGGCTGTCAGTGCCGGCGAGGAAGTCGTGCCGGCGTCGGAGCTGAGCGACGCACTCAAACAAATCAGGGAGCTTCAGCGACTGCTCGGAAAGAAGACCATGGAGAACGAGATTCTTCGTGAGGCGGTGGAGG GTGGCGAAGTCGCGAAAATGGATTGCGCGCTCACCCTCATTGCCAGGGGACGACCAGTGAAGCGGGTCTGTGACGTTCTCGGTGTAGCGCGCTCGAATGTGGCGGACAGGCTGGCACGGCCGGCAGACTGGCGAGACGGGCGTACGGCCAGAAGGACCGACGACGCCGGTCTGGTCGAAGAAATTCGGCTGAGCGTCGCTGACCTGCCGAGCTACGGCTACCGTCGTGTGTGGGGCCTGTTACGTCGGCAGCGGGAGAACCAGAGCGCGGCCCCCGTCAATGCCAAACGGGTGTACCGGGTAATGCGCGTTCACGGCCTGCTGCTACAGCCCAAAGCGCTCCCTCCACGCCCGCAGCGCCGACATGATGGCAAGGTCGCGGTGGCGAAGAGCAACCAGCGCTGGTGCTCGGACGGCTTCGAGTTTCGTTGCGACAACGGTGAGCCGCTGCGTGTCACGTTCGCTTTGGATTGCTGTGACCGTGAGGCGATGAGCTGGGTGGCGACAACCGGTGGCCACAGTGGCGATGTGGTGCGCGACGTCATGCTGGCAGCCGTCGAAAAGCGCTTTGGCAACGTCCCGAAGGCCCCGGCTGAAATTGAATGGCTGACGGACAACGGCTCGGGTTATACGGCGGAGAAAACCAGGACCTTTGCATCTGACATTGGTTTGAAACCATTGACCACACCGGTGTGCAGCCCGCAAAGTAACGGCATGGCGGAAAGCTTCGTGAAAACGATGAAGCGTGACTATGTCGCCTTCATGCCGAAGCCAGATGCAGCAACCGCAGCGCGCAATCTCGCCGTCGCTTTCGAGCATTACAACGAGCAGCACCCTCATAGCGCGCTGAAGTACCGCTCGCCACGCGAGTTCAGGCGCAGCACCGATTCATCAACTCAAGTGTGA
- a CDS encoding exonuclease domain-containing protein, protein MPEKFVAVDFETANADLASICQVGLVTFEDGSIVESWGSLVNPQDYFDWINIDIHGIDETTVKDAPTFQQIYAAMLDRLRDQVVVSHTSFDRTALFQAIAKHNLTAVSCQWLDSARVVRRAWAQWSRAGYGLTNVCNTLGISFTAHDAVEDARAAGEVLLQAIRTTGVGLDTWMTRVHQPIDASSAKPIAMKGNPDGVLAGEEMVFTGTLTLLRREAAALAAMAGCDVVASVRKTTTLLVVGDWSGPLNHRTQSPT, encoded by the coding sequence ATGCCTGAGAAATTCGTTGCCGTTGACTTTGAAACAGCAAATGCTGATCTTGCCAGCATTTGTCAGGTAGGCTTGGTTACGTTTGAGGATGGAAGTATCGTTGAAAGTTGGGGCTCTTTGGTAAATCCGCAGGACTACTTCGACTGGATTAACATCGATATTCACGGAATCGATGAAACTACAGTCAAAGACGCGCCCACATTCCAACAAATCTACGCTGCGATGCTGGACCGCCTGCGAGATCAAGTCGTGGTAAGTCATACGTCATTTGATCGAACGGCGTTGTTCCAGGCCATCGCGAAGCACAATCTCACTGCCGTTTCCTGCCAGTGGCTTGATTCGGCCCGCGTTGTCCGCCGCGCGTGGGCGCAGTGGTCGCGTGCGGGGTACGGGCTAACCAACGTGTGCAATACGTTGGGGATATCCTTCACCGCCCATGATGCCGTTGAGGATGCGCGGGCTGCCGGGGAGGTCCTTCTCCAGGCAATCAGAACAACAGGCGTTGGGCTTGATACTTGGATGACTCGCGTTCATCAGCCAATCGATGCAAGCTCAGCCAAGCCAATCGCGATGAAGGGCAATCCTGATGGCGTGCTTGCGGGAGAAGAAATGGTATTCACCGGAACGCTCACGCTGCTACGCCGCGAGGCCGCAGCGCTTGCGGCCATGGCCGGATGTGATGTTGTGGCGAGCGTACGGAAAACAACAACACTTCTAGTCGTTGGTGACTGGAGCGGCCCCCTGAATCACCGGACACAGTCTCCCACTTAA
- a CDS encoding DUF3331 domain-containing protein — translation MDQYVTADIAWQRTVGQLDAGCAHQLMARVRHIVDSHGSSRLPSRNGDVAIALLDRPSPRTATVSWSDSRGCRYGEQVWRLATAKRSGICALSGQDIAAGEAIYRPTKVEPPPANAAAMMLATVVELAFTDPCC, via the coding sequence ATGGATCAATACGTGACGGCCGACATTGCATGGCAGCGCACTGTCGGCCAACTCGATGCGGGATGCGCGCATCAATTGATGGCTCGAGTCAGGCATATAGTCGATTCGCACGGATCGAGCCGTCTGCCGAGCAGGAATGGCGACGTTGCGATCGCGCTGCTCGATCGACCCAGTCCACGAACGGCCACCGTATCGTGGAGCGACTCCCGAGGTTGCAGGTACGGCGAACAGGTTTGGCGCCTTGCTACAGCCAAACGATCGGGTATATGCGCCTTGAGCGGACAGGACATCGCCGCGGGGGAAGCGATCTACCGCCCCACCAAGGTCGAGCCGCCTCCTGCCAACGCGGCTGCCATGATGCTTGCAACAGTAGTCGAGCTGGCCTTTACCGATCCATGTTGTTAG
- a CDS encoding NAD(P)/FAD-dependent oxidoreductase encodes MHQTTRIVIVGGGIAGLLLATRLGDALGRSGRAQVTLIDKSATHIWKPMLHTIAAGTRDVQQQQVIYLAHARDHGFNYQPGEMEGLDRNARVVKLAELRSPSGEIVIGPRTVEYDVLILALGSRANDFRTPGVLDHCHFIDSQAQAEVFNEALRIRIFQSVVTNSPLRVSIVGAGATGVELAAELSRLLEVAASYGDPHIRSRLNLTLYESAPRVLTAFPPAVSESSEAQLRHIGFTVRTGTRVTAAEPDGLRLGDGSQQPADLMVWAAGVKAPDFLSKLDGIESNRSNQITVRPTLQSQDDDTLFALGDCSTLTLAGNERPLAPTAQVATQQAQHLAKHLPAWLGGGSLPDFAFQDFGALVSLSDYNAFGTLGQFGFFRGGFIKGRFAQLSHAMLYRQHQQALHGFGKAMTLWTAERINGLVRPKIRLS; translated from the coding sequence ATGCACCAGACCACCCGGATCGTCATCGTCGGCGGCGGTATCGCTGGACTTCTGCTCGCGACCAGGCTGGGCGACGCACTTGGCCGCAGCGGCCGCGCTCAGGTCACGTTGATCGACAAAAGCGCAACCCATATCTGGAAGCCCATGCTGCACACGATCGCGGCAGGCACTCGCGATGTCCAGCAGCAGCAGGTCATCTATCTCGCCCACGCCCGCGACCACGGCTTCAACTACCAGCCAGGCGAAATGGAAGGCCTGGATCGCAATGCGCGCGTCGTGAAGCTGGCTGAACTGCGTTCGCCTTCGGGTGAGATCGTGATCGGCCCACGCACGGTCGAATACGATGTGCTGATTCTCGCGTTAGGCAGTCGCGCCAACGACTTCCGCACGCCAGGCGTACTCGATCATTGCCATTTCATCGACAGCCAGGCGCAGGCCGAAGTCTTCAACGAAGCATTGCGTATCCGCATATTCCAGAGCGTTGTGACAAATAGCCCGTTGCGCGTGTCGATCGTCGGCGCTGGCGCGACCGGCGTCGAACTGGCGGCAGAATTGAGCCGCCTGCTCGAGGTGGCCGCGAGCTATGGCGACCCCCACATCCGCTCACGCCTGAACCTCACCCTTTATGAAAGCGCACCGCGCGTACTGACGGCGTTTCCGCCGGCGGTGTCGGAATCCAGCGAGGCACAGTTGCGGCATATTGGTTTCACGGTGCGAACGGGCACGCGAGTGACCGCCGCCGAACCCGATGGACTCCGGTTGGGCGACGGCAGCCAGCAGCCGGCGGATTTGATGGTATGGGCGGCGGGCGTCAAGGCCCCTGATTTTCTGAGCAAACTGGATGGGATCGAGAGCAATCGTTCCAATCAGATCACTGTCAGGCCAACCCTGCAGTCGCAGGACGACGACACACTATTCGCTCTCGGCGATTGCTCGACGTTGACGCTCGCCGGCAATGAACGTCCTCTCGCACCCACGGCGCAGGTCGCCACGCAACAGGCACAACATCTCGCAAAGCACTTGCCGGCCTGGCTCGGCGGCGGCTCATTGCCCGACTTTGCATTCCAAGACTTCGGCGCGCTGGTATCGCTGAGCGACTACAACGCTTTTGGGACGCTCGGGCAGTTCGGGTTCTTCCGTGGCGGGTTTATCAAGGGCCGATTCGCGCAGCTCAGTCACGCCATGCTCTACCGGCAACATCAGCAGGCTTTGCACGGTTTCGGCAAGGCCATGACGCTGTGGACCGCCGAGCGGATCAACGGCCTCGTACGGCCGAAGATACGGCTGAGCTAA
- a CDS encoding TetR/AcrR family transcriptional regulator — protein MKHPTDQAQCATTNPTPRRSRGRPACSDAGGADALLRSARGAFARSGYEAASVREIARASGVDPALVAHHYGSKEALWIAVVDQIADEAAPMVAKIAALRESSGPGPRARVESAVSILIDQVFLTPDVGMFFSTAATETGERLDLLIERVVRPFRDAFVPLLIDAIDAGEISRQDPDIMFTMLANGISKTVAYSHVLSPFSSLPRHAKKFKRAVLTTALAMLG, from the coding sequence ATGAAACACCCTACCGATCAAGCCCAGTGCGCCACGACGAATCCCACGCCGCGTCGATCGCGCGGCCGTCCAGCGTGCAGCGACGCGGGCGGCGCTGACGCATTGCTTCGCAGCGCCCGAGGGGCGTTCGCCAGGAGCGGCTATGAGGCGGCAAGCGTGCGCGAAATCGCCAGGGCGTCGGGTGTCGACCCCGCGCTGGTCGCGCATCACTACGGCTCGAAAGAAGCGCTATGGATCGCCGTGGTGGACCAGATCGCCGACGAAGCGGCTCCCATGGTCGCGAAGATCGCCGCCTTACGGGAGAGTTCAGGTCCAGGACCGCGAGCGCGCGTCGAGAGCGCCGTGTCGATACTGATCGACCAGGTGTTTCTGACGCCAGACGTTGGCATGTTTTTTTCGACTGCCGCAACCGAAACTGGAGAGCGCCTTGACCTGCTGATCGAGCGGGTGGTGCGGCCGTTTCGTGACGCGTTCGTACCGTTGCTCATCGATGCGATCGACGCAGGTGAGATTTCGCGGCAGGATCCCGACATCATGTTCACGATGCTCGCCAATGGCATCAGCAAAACTGTCGCCTATAGCCATGTGCTGAGTCCGTTCTCTTCCTTACCGCGGCACGCCAAGAAATTCAAACGTGCCGTTCTGACGACTGCTTTAGCCATGCTCGGCTGA
- a CDS encoding IS5 family transposase (programmed frameshift) — translation MAKPILDDELWSLIQPLLPPPKPRRTRYPGRKPLDDRAVLTGILFVLQSGIPWEMLPQEMGCGSGMSCWRRLRDWQQAGVWDRLHEVLLAKLRAADRIDWSRVVIDSSSIRAVGSGPKTGPNPTDRARPGSKHYLVTEAQGIPFALILTGANRNDVTQLLPLIEAIPPIRGKRGRPLSKPLVVQADRGYDHDKYRKPLHAAGIATQIARRGEPHGSGLGKTRWVVERTFAWLHNFRRLRIRFERLASIHEAFMKIAACIICWRHLQKSFC, via the exons ATGGCTAAACCAATACTCGATGACGAACTGTGGTCACTGATCCAACCACTGCTGCCTCCACCGAAGCCACGCCGTACGCGATACCCGGGCCGCAAGCCGCTCGACGATCGCGCCGTGCTGACCGGCATCCTGTTCGTGCTGCAATCCGGTATTCCCTGGGAAATGCTTCCGCAGGAAATGGGCTGCGGCTCGGGCATGAGCTGCTGGCGCAGACTACGCGACTGGCAACAGGCGGGTGTCTGGGACCGGCTGCACGAAGTATTGCTGGCCAAACTTCGTGCAGCCGATCGCATCGACTGGTCGCGTGTGGTTATCGATTCGTCCTCCATTCGTGCAGTGGGATCGGGTC CAAAAACAGGACCCAATCCCACCGATCGGGCGCGACCCGGTTCAAAGCACTATCTCGTTACCGAAGCGCAGGGCATCCCGTTCGCGCTGATCCTCACGGGTGCCAATCGCAACGACGTCACCCAACTGCTGCCTCTGATCGAGGCCATTCCGCCCATTCGTGGCAAGCGCGGGAGGCCTCTGTCAAAGCCCCTCGTTGTGCAGGCCGATCGCGGTTACGACCACGACAAATATCGTAAGCCCTTGCACGCTGCCGGTATCGCCACGCAGATCGCACGCCGTGGTGAGCCCCACGGCAGCGGCCTCGGCAAGACCCGGTGGGTTGTCGAGCGCACCTTCGCGTGGCTGCACAACTTCAGACGCCTGCGCATTCGATTCGAGCGCCTTGCCTCCATACACGAGGCGTTCATGAAAATCGCCGCCTGCATCATCTGCTGGCGACACCTTCAAAAATCATTCTGTTAG
- a CDS encoding IS5 family transposase (programmed frameshift) yields the protein MAKPIIDDELWTLIEPLLPPPKPRREKNPGRLPVSNRAALTGILFVLKTGLRWRDLPAEMGCGSGVTCWRRPRDWQAAGVWDRLHELLLAKLRAADQIDFSRAAVDSSSIRAVGAGGKTGPNPTDRARPGSKHHIVTDANGTPLAAILTGANVNDVTQLLPLIDAIPPIRGLRGHPLRRPRVVYADRGYDSERHRRALRNRGIEPVIAKRRTEHGSGLGKYRWVVERTHAWLHHFRRLRIRFERRADIHGALLKLGCCLICWNTLQRNQQSL from the exons ATGGCCAAACCGATCATCGACGATGAATTGTGGACACTGATCGAGCCGTTACTGCCGCCACCCAAGCCACGGCGCGAGAAGAACCCGGGCCGCCTGCCTGTTTCGAATCGCGCCGCGCTGACTGGCATCCTGTTCGTTCTCAAGACCGGACTGCGCTGGCGCGATCTGCCGGCCGAGATGGGATGCGGCTCGGGCGTGACATGCTGGCGACGGCCGCGCGATTGGCAAGCAGCCGGCGTGTGGGATCGCTTGCACGAGCTACTGCTCGCAAAGCTGCGCGCAGCGGACCAGATCGACTTCTCACGAGCCGCCGTCGATTCATCATCGATTCGCGCCGTTGGGGCAGGCG GAAAAACTGGGCCAAACCCTACCGATCGCGCGCGACCCGGTTCCAAGCACCACATCGTCACCGACGCCAACGGCACCCCGCTCGCCGCGATCCTGACCGGGGCGAACGTCAACGACGTCACGCAATTGCTGCCGCTGATCGACGCGATTCCGCCGATTCGCGGATTGCGCGGCCACCCACTGCGCAGACCGCGCGTGGTCTACGCCGATCGCGGTTACGACTCCGAGCGACATCGACGAGCGTTGCGCAATCGCGGCATCGAGCCGGTAATTGCCAAACGCCGCACCGAACATGGCAGCGGCCTGGGCAAATATCGGTGGGTTGTCGAACGCACGCATGCTTGGCTGCACCACTTCCGTCGCCTCCGTATTCGTTTCGAGCGCCGCGCCGACATTCACGGTGCACTCCTCAAACTCGGTTGCTGCTTGATCTGCTGGAACACCTTGCAGCGGAATCAGCAGTCTTTATGA